CTGAAAGCGCGCAAACCAATGATCCGGTCTATAAGGTTGATACCAGTGATTCACGCCAAAATGCAGCCAAGGCGAACAGTTTTGCTCCTCAGAAGTTCAAAAAGCTCGTTGATAAGGAGCGGAATCGTGATCGGATACGCACTGTTGTCGCTCAAGTCGCACCGAAAACCAAGGCTCATCCGGCCCGCCGTAGCGTTGTGCCGGAGGGGGGGCCTAAAAGCGGAGCACCTTTCCGCCCTGGCAGAGGCCAGCGCAAGGACGCATCCGTATCGTCGGGGCCGCCATTACCATGGTGGTTGAAGATTGATGATTTGATAGTGTTGAATCAGTTGCCGCGCCATAACCTTCCCGCCCGGGTCGTGGTACTTCTGACCCAGGAGACGTTACGTCAGCTTAAACGTCTGGCAGTTGCAGGGGACCTGCGTCGAAGTTTGATCTGGGCCCTGCCTCCGATCATTGTTGAACCAGATCTCGCCTTTTATCGGCAAGCCATCGCTTTGCTTTTTCGTCAGGGTTTTTTTGACTGGCAGATTGCCCATGTCGGACAGTTGCAGTTGTTGATTGAGGTCATGCGTGCCGGGGGCGAAGCGGAGGAGTCTTTGTCTCAGATCCGAAAAAAGTCAAGCCGGACGAAAAGGCCTCCAGATCGATCTCGGAAGAGCAGGTTGATGCTCTATGGTCATTATAGTTTGAATGTGATGAACTCCCAGGCGCTACAGGCCTTAGCCGACATGGGCATCGCTACGTCCCAGGTGTCGATTGAGGCAGACAGGGACCTTGTTGCCGTGCTCACTCCACATCGGCAGAAGGGGCTGGGGATGACGGTCTATGGTTTTCCGCCGCTTTTCACCGCCCGCCCGTCTCCTGGCTTTTTCAGCTTTGGTCAAACGTTTGTCTCACCAAAGGGTGAGGAGTTTGTTCTTGCCAAGAGCTTTGGTCAGACCCTGGCAGTTCCAACCGATCCTTTTTCGCTGCTGGATCGATTGGATGATCTTAAGGCCCTTGGCCTTGACTATGTGGTTGTTGATCTGTCAGGGGGGCTTCGTAAACGAGGGGATCTGGCCTTATTATGGCGGCGTCTGGATGGAGGCCATAGTAAAGAGCGGCTGAGGAGTTTTAACTTTACCGGATCATTGCAGTGATTGACGGGCCACACGGGCCCGTTTTTGAATCAAGCTCAGGAGAAGCCGGATTTGGTTGAACAGCCGGAAAGCGCCCCGGCAGGAATTACGTTCGATGAGGTGTTTGCCAGACGAAAGCTGGTCGCTGAAATCTTTTTCTTCACTTTGGCGCTTTTGCATTCGCTGCAGATAATAAGCTCTGTCGATGTGGATGAAGTGAGAATTTTTTCAAAGGCGGCGTTACAATCGAGGCATTGGTATTCATAAATTGGCATGGAGGTCACCTGGGTAAAATTACTTGAGGTGGGTTTGAACCGACTATGTTACTGCCCTAATAATAGGTCCGATTGGGTAAAAGGCAAGAGCCCCAAACAGATTTCGCTGAAGCTTGTGCGCTGTAGGGAGTTGTAGGATCGGCTTCAGGTGTGATAGCGCAGCAGCAACTCGTCTGGGTGGGGATTGAGATAGTGTTGTCTGGTCAGGTACTCTTGTTGATATTGACTGGCGTAATGTTTGAGCAGGGTGATTGGCACGATCAAAGGGGTTGTTCCGTTCAGGTACTCTTCGAATGAGGAGAGCAGGTTTTGCTTTTCGTCAGGGGTGATGAGCTTTTTGAAGTACCCCAGGATGTGTTGCAGGACGTTAAGGTGTTTTGGGGGAGATGGAACTTCCTGCAAAGCCCTCATCAGGAGCATCTCGTAGTCGGCGAACAACTCAGGAATTGGTTTGGTTAAAGTTTGGGCAACCACTTTGCCCAAGGCTTGATAGTGTGTTTCGCTGTGGGATAACACTTGAAGTTTGTTGGCGCTGTGAAAGTTGATTAAGCCTTGCGCTGATAACGTCTCAGCTTTAGAGGCGCGCCATCGTTGGCAGACAAAAAGTTGTTCGATGAAGTTATC
The nucleotide sequence above comes from Desulfobulbaceae bacterium. Encoded proteins:
- a CDS encoding U32 family peptidase, which codes for MHSPLELLAPAGSLDVFQTAVENGANAIYIGAPAVNARALARHFTFEEIAAMTDFAHQRRVKLYVAMNSLVKEEDLPVVVELLSVLAGIGVDALIIQDLGIYRLARRYFPELRLHASTLLGAHNSINVRQLAEMGFARVVLAREMRIDEIATAANASPAEVEVFVHGAMCFAYSGLCLFSSFLGGKSGLRGRCVQPCRRKYSWRGGPAKGGGYLFSMNDLEGIGLIDQLREAGVSSLKIEGRMRSRQYVGAVVSAYRLALDHPGDDVALREAGKILAQAMGRKTSTGYFLPGTDENLITHQYSGNIGLFLGKVTHCRQGRAELKLREPLLLGDRIRVHNEKSGERDSLTVRELWLAGRQVQEAEAGQTVRLSVPESAQTNDPVYKVDTSDSRQNAAKANSFAPQKFKKLVDKERNRDRIRTVVAQVAPKTKAHPARRSVVPEGGPKSGAPFRPGRGQRKDASVSSGPPLPWWLKIDDLIVLNQLPRHNLPARVVVLLTQETLRQLKRLAVAGDLRRSLIWALPPIIVEPDLAFYRQAIALLFRQGFFDWQIAHVGQLQLLIEVMRAGGEAEESLSQIRKKSSRTKRPPDRSRKSRLMLYGHYSLNVMNSQALQALADMGIATSQVSIEADRDLVAVLTPHRQKGLGMTVYGFPPLFTARPSPGFFSFGQTFVSPKGEEFVLAKSFGQTLAVPTDPFSLLDRLDDLKALGLDYVVVDLSGGLRKRGDLALLWRRLDGGHSKERLRSFNFTGSLQ
- a CDS encoding zinc ribbon domain-containing protein — its product is MPIYEYQCLDCNAAFEKILTSSTSTELIICSECKSAKVKKKISATSFRLANTSSNVIPAGALSGCSTKSGFS